A window from Aerococcus sp. Group 1 encodes these proteins:
- a CDS encoding PTS mannitol transporter subunit IICBA — MEQSQAKSSGLKAGIQKLGRHLSSMVMPNIGAFIAWGIFAALFIPTGYLPNESLNAVGGAMQRYLLPLLIAYSGGALVYQQRGAVVATIATMGVIGGAPPETPMFIGAMAMGPFAGWVIKKFDQAFQEKIPSGFEMLVNNFSSGILGFFLALLGFFAVGPLVSWGTEWMEIGVNKIMELGFLPLANVLIEPAKILFLNNAINHGILTPLGSAQVAEVGKSVLYLLEANPGPGLGVLLAFAIFGKGSAKSSSWGAMIIHFLGGIHEIYFPYVMTKPLLILAVIAGGVTGTFVNVLLNVGLTGPASPGSIFAIFGVTARGDHLPMLLAVAAAAAVSFAVAALILKTDRSQEDNFAKQQAAVSQAKAESKGQSADVEATSDEVPDVNQIDRIIFACDAGMGSSAMGASLLRKKAKQLGLTQPVTNSAINNLSDDAKTLVITQQELTPQARKKAPSSTHISVNNFMDSDRYDEILADMLDEDVETVEAEVSDGASESADKDASQAQASDYAGINKVVFAFQGPGVGGTTIAASIFRNLLVKKAPDKNIHASAQALEEIKDQDNILVIVQSDDYQTAKEHFQKARVIHFDRLIDEGNYYSLIQSLGE, encoded by the coding sequence ATGGAACAGTCACAAGCCAAGTCTTCCGGCTTGAAGGCAGGTATCCAAAAATTGGGACGCCATCTCTCTAGCATGGTCATGCCTAATATCGGTGCCTTTATAGCCTGGGGGATTTTTGCTGCGCTCTTCATTCCAACGGGTTACCTACCTAATGAAAGCTTAAATGCTGTTGGTGGAGCCATGCAACGTTATCTCTTGCCATTATTAATTGCTTATTCTGGTGGTGCCCTGGTCTACCAACAGCGGGGTGCTGTTGTTGCGACCATTGCTACGATGGGAGTTATCGGTGGTGCGCCACCCGAAACGCCAATGTTTATTGGTGCTATGGCCATGGGCCCCTTTGCCGGTTGGGTCATTAAGAAATTTGACCAAGCCTTCCAAGAAAAAATCCCTTCTGGTTTTGAAATGTTAGTCAATAACTTTTCTAGCGGGATTCTGGGCTTCTTCTTAGCCTTACTCGGTTTCTTTGCAGTTGGACCACTGGTGAGTTGGGGAACTGAATGGATGGAAATTGGCGTCAATAAGATCATGGAACTGGGTTTCTTACCTTTGGCCAATGTCTTGATTGAGCCCGCTAAGATCCTCTTCTTAAACAATGCTATCAACCATGGGATCTTAACACCACTAGGTTCAGCCCAAGTTGCTGAAGTGGGTAAATCGGTACTCTATCTCTTAGAAGCCAACCCTGGCCCTGGTCTGGGCGTTTTACTAGCCTTTGCCATTTTTGGTAAGGGTAGCGCCAAATCTTCCAGTTGGGGAGCTATGATCATCCACTTCCTTGGTGGGATTCATGAGATTTACTTCCCTTATGTGATGACCAAGCCTCTCTTAATCTTAGCGGTTATCGCTGGTGGGGTAACGGGGACCTTTGTTAACGTCCTCCTCAATGTTGGTTTAACTGGACCTGCTTCTCCAGGCTCCATTTTTGCTATTTTTGGGGTAACTGCTCGTGGCGACCATCTACCTATGCTCCTAGCTGTTGCTGCCGCTGCTGCGGTATCCTTTGCGGTTGCTGCTTTAATCCTAAAAACCGACCGTTCCCAAGAAGACAACTTTGCTAAGCAACAAGCAGCTGTTTCTCAAGCCAAGGCTGAATCGAAAGGTCAAAGTGCTGATGTTGAAGCGACTTCAGATGAAGTTCCAGACGTCAACCAAATCGACCGGATTATCTTTGCCTGTGATGCTGGGATGGGGTCAAGTGCCATGGGGGCTTCCCTATTAAGAAAGAAAGCCAAACAATTAGGCTTGACTCAACCCGTGACCAACTCAGCCATTAATAACCTGAGTGACGATGCGAAGACCTTAGTCATCACCCAACAAGAATTAACCCCTCAAGCCCGTAAGAAAGCGCCATCTTCCACCCATATTTCGGTGAATAACTTTATGGATTCTGATCGCTATGATGAAATTTTAGCGGATATGTTAGACGAAGATGTAGAAACGGTTGAAGCTGAAGTATCTGATGGCGCTAGTGAGTCCGCTGATAAAGACGCTAGTCAAGCGCAAGCATCTGATTATGCTGGTATTAACAAGGTCGTCTTTGCCTTTCAAGGACCTGGTGTTGGTGGCACGACGATTGCCGCTTCCATCTTTAGAAATTTACTTGTCAAAAAAGCCCCTGATAAAAATATCCATGCTTCTGCTCAAGCACTGGAAGAGATTAAGGACCAAGACAATATCTTGGTGATCGTACAGAGTGATGACTATCAAACAGCCAAGGAACATTTCCAAAAGGCTAGAGTCATTCATTTTGACCGTTTGATTGATGAAGGGAATTACTATTCATTGATTCAATCCTTAGGAGAATAA
- the nagB gene encoding glucosamine-6-phosphate deaminase, whose protein sequence is MKVYIYDDVETASQAALNYYQEALADGPKVFGLATGSTPEKLYQEIVASDLDFTDSLSFNLDEYVGLEASHPQSYNYFMHKHLFNEKPFKHNYLLNGANPNEEEECSQFENLLQEHPIDLQLLGIGRNGHIGFNEPGSSFTSKTRKIELTESTIEANSRLFDSPSDVPTAAYSMGIGSILNSKNILLLAFGEEKAAAVKAMVEGPVTEEVPASALQKHPNVVVILDQAAASQLSGEADA, encoded by the coding sequence ATGAAAGTTTATATTTATGATGACGTCGAAACAGCCAGCCAAGCCGCTTTAAATTACTACCAAGAAGCCTTAGCTGATGGGCCTAAAGTCTTTGGCTTAGCTACCGGTTCGACACCAGAAAAACTCTACCAAGAAATCGTTGCTTCTGACTTAGACTTTACCGACAGTCTTTCCTTTAACTTGGATGAATATGTTGGCTTAGAAGCCAGCCACCCACAAAGCTATAATTACTTTATGCACAAACACCTCTTCAACGAAAAACCCTTCAAACATAACTATCTCTTAAATGGGGCCAACCCTAACGAAGAAGAGGAATGTTCACAATTTGAAAACTTGCTCCAAGAACATCCGATTGACCTACAATTACTCGGTATTGGACGCAACGGTCATATTGGTTTTAACGAACCCGGTTCTTCCTTCACCAGTAAGACCCGTAAAATTGAACTAACGGAATCAACTATCGAGGCTAACAGCCGTCTCTTTGACTCTCCTAGTGATGTCCCAACCGCAGCTTATAGTATGGGGATCGGTTCCATTTTAAACAGCAAAAACATCTTGCTCTTAGCCTTTGGTGAAGAAAAGGCAGCCGCTGTGAAAGCCATGGTGGAAGGTCCAGTGACTGAAGAAGTCCCAGCTAGCGCCCTCCAAAAACACCCTAATGTTGTTGTCATTCTGGACCAAGCAGCCGCTAGCCAACTAAGCGGTGAGGCAGATGCCTAA